From a region of the Parus major isolate Abel chromosome 6, Parus_major1.1, whole genome shotgun sequence genome:
- the RUFY2 gene encoding RUN and FYVE domain-containing protein 2 isoform X5 gives MMCFFFSVVLAVKDPTAVERANLLNMAKLSIKGLIESALSFGRTLDSDYPPLQQFFVVMEHCLKHGLKVRKSFLSYNKTIWGPLELVEKLYPEAEEIAASVRDLPGLKTPLGRARAWLRLALMQKKMADYLRCLIIQRDLLSEFYEYHALMMEEEGAVIVGLLVGLNVIDANLCVKGEDLDSQVGVIDFSVYLKSDDDIGGKERNVQIAAILDQKNYVEELNRQLNSTVSSLHARVDSLEKSNTKLIEELAIAKNNIIKLQEENHQLRSENTLILMKTQHHLEAAKVDVEAELQTYKHSRQGLDEMYNEARRQLREEAQLRQDMENELVVQVSMKHEIELAMKLLEKDIHEKQDTLIGLRQQLDEVKAINVEMYQKLQVSEDAMKEKNEIISRLEDKTNQINATMKQLEQSDKDLLTQTRTIAMSFVKCASNEAQHQYKLVKDISF, from the exons atgatgtgtttttttttctctgttgtcttAGCTGTAAAGGACCCTACAGCTGTTGAAAGAGCAAATTTGTTGAACATGGCTAAACTGAGTATCAAAGGACTCATTGAATCAGCCTTGAGCTTTGGGCGCACTCTGGATTCTGACTACCCACCTTTGCAGCAGTTCTTTGTTGTCATGGAGCACTGCCTGAAGCATGGCCTGAAAG taAGAAAATCGTTCCTAAGTTACAATAAAACCATCTGGGGTCCTCTGGAACTTGTGGAGAAATTATATCCAGAAGCTGAGGAAATAGCAGCAAGTGTCAGAGACTTGCCTGGCCTTAA GACACCGCTGGGCCGTGCCCGGGCCTGGTTGCGGCTAGCGctgatgcagaagaaaatggcaGATTATCTTCGCTGTTTAATCATTCAGAGAGACCTCCTCAG TGAGTTTTATGAGTATCATGCACTCATGAtggaggaagaaggagcagTTATTGTTGGGCTCTTAGTTGGGCTAAATGTGATCGATGCCAACCTGTGTGTGAAGGGAGAGGACCTGGATTCACAA GTTGGGGTGATCGATTTCTCTGTGTATTTGAAGAGTGATGATGACATTGGGGGTAAAGAAAG GAATGTACAGATTGCTGCAATATTGGACCAAAAGAATTATGTTGAGGAACTAAACAGGCAACTGAA taGCACAGTTAGCAGTCTACATGCAAGAGTTGACTCACTGGAGAAATCAAACACTAAACTGATTGAAGAG ttagCAATAGCGAAAAACAATATAATTAAACTTCAGGAAGAGAACCATCAATTAAGGAGTGAAAATACcctgattttaatgaaaacacagcatCATCTAGAG GCAGCTAAAGTGGATGTGGAAGCAGAGCTTCAGACGTACAAACACTCGAGGCAGGGCTTGGATGAGATGTACAACGAGGCTCGCAGGCAGCTCCGGGAGGAGGCACAGCTGCGGCAG GATATGGAGAATGAGCTAGTGGTTCAAGTTAGCATGAAGCATGAGATAGAGCTTGCCatgaagctgctggagaaggatATCCACGAGAAGCAGGACACTCTCATCGGCCTGCGGCAGCAGCTTGATGAGGTTAAAGCAATTAACGTGGAAATGTACCAAAAGCTGCAG GTTTCTGAAGATgctatgaaagaaaagaatgaaataattagTCGATTAGAGGATAAGACCAATCAAATTAATGCAACTATGAAACAGCTAGAACAAAG TGA